From a single Micromonospora sp. WMMD1102 genomic region:
- a CDS encoding DivIVA domain-containing protein, translated as MRALLRWLFRQKAREGQPLRRLSSAYRSVAYRPLWPSQVRLRRFTPVGFGRRGVDPAEVSEFLDQVAGDLARAYAELASAREQNARIKDALRRWQSRQVSTAHGLARR; from the coding sequence ATGCGTGCTCTGCTTCGATGGTTGTTCCGGCAGAAGGCCCGGGAGGGGCAGCCGCTACGGCGGCTCAGCTCGGCGTACCGGTCGGTGGCGTACCGGCCGTTGTGGCCATCGCAGGTGCGGCTGCGCCGGTTCACCCCGGTCGGCTTCGGTCGGCGGGGAGTCGATCCGGCCGAGGTGTCGGAGTTCCTTGACCAGGTCGCCGGTGACCTGGCCAGGGCGTACGCCGAATTGGCCAGCGCCCGGGAGCAGAACGCCCGGATCAAGGACGCGTTGCGGCGGTGGCAGTCCCGGCAGGTGTCGACGGCGCACGGGTTGGCCCGGCGCTGA
- a CDS encoding SulP family inorganic anion transporter translates to MSPTSIRPADAAYRRPADAAHRLRSWVRGDLRYDLPASLVVFLVAVPLSLGIAAASDAPVAAGLIAAVVGGILAGLFGGSALQVTGPAAGLTVVVAELVGRFGWAATCAITVAAGLLQVAFGLCRIARTALALSPAIVHGMLAGIGVTIVLGQLHVLLGGEPGSTPIRNLLDLPAQLATRHDHATLIGLTVIGLLVLWPRLPGPVRRIPGPLVAVTLATLAAVVWNDVDLARVQMPGSLLNAVHLPELPDRDWPAVAAAVLTVAVIASVESLLSATAVDRLAADRAARGERPTTPTNLDREMIGQGLANSVSGLLGGLPVTGVIVRSSTNVGAGARTRGSAVLHGVWVLLFAVLLVVLVERIPMAALAGLLVVVGLQLVKISDIKRVRRHRELAVYVATALGVVVTNLLEGVLVGLVLAVVLILRRVVWARVHAERVRAGPAGREHWSVHVEGTLSFLAVPRLAMVLGRVPPGSTVDLELVTDFLDHAAFDHLDGWVRQHETTGGRVRLDEVGPAALRGDQPRPSRRIHALVPPRWFSPWSSWQARHPDGSGEPNHTDQAGAPHAALRPLHVGVREYHRRSAARLRPFLTELDGRHAPHSLFLTCADARILPNVITSSGPGDLFTVRNIGNLMPADHSAESSVAAAVSYAVEVLRVPALLVCGHSGCGAMQGLLGGRAEEESHLGRWLRWGRPSLSAWRAGDAVGVAAAEDGRAEVDQLAMVNVARQVAVLREFLAARGVEPGRVSVQGLFFDIPTGLLLVLDERRQRFTSPPEQELESTGVGFVRP, encoded by the coding sequence ATGTCGCCCACCTCGATCCGTCCGGCCGACGCGGCGTACCGGCGCCCGGCCGACGCGGCGCACCGGCTCCGCTCGTGGGTCCGTGGCGACCTGCGGTACGACCTGCCGGCCTCGCTCGTCGTCTTCCTGGTCGCCGTGCCGCTGTCGCTCGGCATCGCCGCCGCCTCCGACGCCCCGGTCGCCGCCGGCCTGATCGCGGCAGTGGTCGGTGGAATCCTCGCCGGGCTGTTCGGCGGATCGGCACTCCAGGTCACCGGTCCGGCCGCCGGCCTGACCGTGGTGGTCGCGGAACTGGTCGGCCGGTTCGGCTGGGCGGCCACCTGCGCGATCACCGTGGCGGCCGGGTTGTTGCAGGTCGCCTTCGGGCTGTGCCGGATCGCCCGGACCGCGCTCGCCCTCTCACCCGCGATCGTGCACGGGATGCTGGCCGGCATCGGCGTCACGATCGTGCTCGGCCAACTGCACGTACTACTCGGTGGCGAGCCCGGCAGCACGCCGATCCGCAACCTGCTCGACCTGCCCGCCCAGCTGGCGACCCGGCACGACCACGCGACCCTGATCGGGCTGACCGTGATCGGGTTGCTGGTGCTCTGGCCCCGGCTGCCGGGCCCGGTCCGCCGGATTCCCGGCCCGCTCGTCGCCGTCACCCTGGCCACCCTCGCCGCCGTGGTCTGGAACGACGTCGATCTGGCCCGGGTGCAGATGCCCGGCTCGCTGCTGAACGCCGTACACCTGCCGGAGCTGCCCGACCGGGACTGGCCGGCGGTGGCCGCGGCGGTGCTGACCGTCGCCGTGATCGCCAGCGTGGAGAGCCTGCTCTCGGCCACCGCCGTCGACCGGCTGGCCGCCGACCGGGCCGCCCGGGGCGAGCGCCCGACCACCCCGACGAACCTGGACCGGGAGATGATCGGGCAGGGGCTGGCGAACAGCGTCTCCGGGCTGCTCGGCGGGCTGCCGGTCACCGGCGTCATCGTGCGCAGCTCCACCAACGTCGGTGCGGGCGCCCGGACCCGGGGCTCGGCGGTACTGCACGGGGTCTGGGTGCTGCTCTTCGCCGTACTGCTTGTGGTGCTCGTCGAGCGGATCCCGATGGCGGCGCTCGCCGGTCTGCTCGTCGTGGTGGGCCTGCAACTGGTGAAGATCTCCGACATCAAGCGGGTACGCCGGCACCGCGAACTCGCCGTCTACGTCGCGACCGCCCTCGGCGTGGTGGTCACCAACCTGCTGGAGGGAGTACTCGTCGGGCTCGTCCTGGCGGTGGTGCTGATCCTCCGCCGGGTGGTCTGGGCCAGGGTGCACGCCGAGCGGGTACGGGCCGGTCCGGCCGGTCGGGAGCACTGGTCCGTACACGTCGAGGGGACGCTCAGCTTCCTGGCCGTCCCGAGGCTGGCCATGGTCCTCGGACGGGTGCCGCCGGGCAGCACCGTCGACCTGGAACTGGTCACCGACTTCCTGGACCACGCGGCCTTCGACCACCTCGACGGGTGGGTACGCCAGCACGAGACCACCGGCGGGCGGGTGCGGCTCGACGAGGTCGGCCCGGCGGCCCTGCGCGGCGACCAGCCCCGGCCGTCCCGGCGGATCCACGCCCTGGTGCCGCCGCGCTGGTTCTCGCCGTGGTCCAGTTGGCAGGCCCGGCATCCGGACGGGTCCGGCGAGCCGAACCACACCGACCAGGCCGGTGCGCCGCACGCCGCACTCCGGCCGTTGCACGTCGGAGTACGCGAATACCACCGTCGCTCGGCGGCCCGGCTGCGGCCCTTCCTGACCGAGCTGGACGGCCGGCACGCCCCGCACAGTCTCTTCCTCACCTGTGCCGACGCCCGGATCCTGCCCAACGTGATCACCAGCAGCGGACCGGGGGACCTCTTCACGGTCCGCAACATCGGCAACCTGATGCCCGCCGACCACTCGGCGGAGTCCTCGGTGGCGGCGGCCGTGTCGTACGCCGTCGAGGTGCTCCGGGTGCCGGCGCTGCTGGTCTGCGGGCACTCGGGCTGCGGGGCCATGCAGGGGCTGCTCGGCGGTCGCGCCGAGGAGGAGAGCCATCTCGGGCGGTGGCTGCGCTGGGGGCGGCCGAGCCTCTCGGCGTGGCGGGCCGGGGACGCCGTCGGGGTGGCCGCCGCCGAGGACGGTCGGGCCGAGGTCGACCAGCTGGCGATGGTGAACGTCGCCCGCCAGGTGGCGGTGCTCCGGGAGTTCCTCGCCGCCCGGGGTGTGGAGCCGGGGCGGGTGTCGGTGCAGGGTCTCTTCTTCGACATCCCGACCGGCCTGCTGCTGGTCCTGGACGAGCGGCGGCAGCGGTTCACCTCGCCGCCGGAGCAGGAGTTGGAGAGCACCGGCGTCGGCTTCGTCCGCCCGTAG
- the nudC gene encoding NAD(+) diphosphatase — MSAVPRGRPVPPTDETAEAAGVGRSAGGAGEAAEGVGRFGGGAGVGRFAGGTGAGAGRFGGGVVAAYAGGALDRAAGLRRDPESLRRLFDSDRAEVLPLWRDRCLVVRDVVPRLTGGGRRRLPAGLDEPVFLGLDGDRPVFAVDLSELAEEEALGTVGADRTVDVRRLVQRLDPAEAALLGYARALCHWHRNQRFCGACGSPARPVDGGAARRCGGCGVLHFPRISPAVIMLVELPGPPARCLLARHAGADEDSFSLLAGFLEVGESLEDAVRREVAEEAGIAVDAVRYFASQPWPFPAGLMVGFLATAHDATTTVDGEELLETRWFSRADLRQRRAARGRLGNPDSIDRLLLEAWLDAGLEAGDG, encoded by the coding sequence ATGTCTGCTGTGCCGCGAGGTCGGCCCGTTCCGCCCACCGACGAGACCGCCGAGGCTGCCGGTGTCGGACGCTCCGCGGGCGGAGCCGGCGAGGCCGCCGAGGGTGTCGGACGCTTCGGCGGCGGGGCCGGTGTCGGACGCTTCGCCGGTGGGACCGGGGCCGGTGCCGGACGGTTCGGCGGGGGCGTCGTCGCGGCGTACGCGGGCGGGGCGCTCGACCGCGCGGCCGGGCTGCGCCGGGACCCCGAGAGTCTGCGCCGGTTGTTCGACAGCGACCGGGCCGAGGTGCTGCCGCTGTGGCGGGACCGCTGCCTGGTGGTGCGTGACGTGGTGCCCCGGCTGACCGGCGGCGGTCGGCGCCGGCTGCCGGCCGGGCTCGACGAGCCGGTCTTCCTCGGGCTCGACGGCGACCGGCCGGTCTTCGCGGTGGACCTCAGCGAGCTTGCCGAGGAGGAGGCGCTCGGCACGGTCGGCGCGGACCGGACCGTGGACGTACGCCGGCTGGTACAGCGGCTGGACCCGGCCGAGGCCGCGCTGCTCGGGTACGCCCGGGCTCTCTGCCACTGGCACCGCAACCAGCGGTTCTGCGGGGCGTGCGGCAGCCCGGCCCGACCCGTCGACGGCGGTGCGGCCCGGCGGTGCGGCGGCTGCGGTGTGCTCCACTTCCCCCGGATCAGCCCAGCGGTGATCATGCTGGTGGAGCTGCCCGGACCGCCGGCCCGCTGCCTGCTGGCCCGGCATGCTGGTGCGGACGAGGACTCGTTCTCGCTGCTGGCCGGCTTTCTGGAGGTCGGGGAGAGCCTGGAGGACGCGGTCCGGCGGGAGGTGGCCGAGGAGGCCGGGATCGCCGTCGACGCGGTGCGGTACTTCGCCTCCCAGCCGTGGCCGTTCCCGGCCGGCCTGATGGTGGGCTTCCTCGCCACCGCCCACGACGCGACCACCACCGTCGACGGCGAGGAGTTGCTGGAGACCCGGTGGTTCAGCCGGGCGGACCTGCGCCAGCGGCGGGCGGCGCGTGGCCGGCTCGGCAACCCGGACTCGATCGACCGGCTGCTGCTGGAGGCATGGCTGGACGCGGGCCTGGAAGCTGGTGACGGGTAA